Proteins from one Oncorhynchus tshawytscha isolate Ot180627B linkage group LG16, Otsh_v2.0, whole genome shotgun sequence genomic window:
- the LOC112215652 gene encoding very-long-chain (3R)-3-hydroxyacyl-CoA dehydratase 1 isoform X2, protein MASMEEDGSVEEKDNNNKKRTKSAIAVAWLTFYNIAMTAGWLVLAMAMMRFYLQKATHKGLYKSIARILKFFQTVALVEVGHCAIGIVRTSVIVTGVQVCSRIFMVWFITNSIKQNEESVILFLVVWTLTEITRYSFYTFNLLNHLPYFIKWARYNMFIIMYPLGVAGELLTIYAALPFVRKTGMLSMRLPNKYNISFDYYYFLIIVMLSYIPLFPQLFFHMLRQRRKVLLGEIIVEKDE, encoded by the exons ATGGCGTCCATGGAGGAGGACGGCTCGGTTGAGGAGAAGGATAACAACAACAAGAAGAGAACGAAAAGTGCAATCGCTGTCGCATGGCTTACATTTTACAACATCGCCATGACGGCCGG GTGGCTCGTTTTGGCTATGGCAATGATGCGCTTTTACCTCCAGAAGGCCACACACAAGGGTCTGTACAAAAGTATAGCAAGGATACTCAAGTTCTTCCAGACAGTTGCGTTAGTTGAG GTGGGGCACTGTGCAATCG GAATCGTGAGGACCTCTGTAATTGTGACCGGGGTTCAAGTGTGTTCACGAATCTTCATGGTGTGGTTCATCACCAACAGCATCAAACAG AACGAAGAAAGTGTAATCCTCTTCCTGGTCGTTTGGACGTTGACAGAGATTACCAGATATTCATTCTATACATTCAATCTGCTCAACCACCTGCCATACTTCATCAAATGGGCCAg atACAATATGTTTATCATCATGTACCCTCTCGGAGTGGCCGGAGAACTCCTGACTATTTACGCTGCTCTGCCGTTTGTTCGCAAAACCGGAATGTTGTCCATGAGGCTCCCCAACAAGTACAACATCTCCTTCGACTACTACTACTTCCTCATCATCGTCATGCTCTCCTACATCCCAT tgttCCCACAGCTCTTTTTCCACATGCTCCGTCAGAGGAGAAAGGTGCTTCTTGGGGAGATCATAGTGGAGAAGGATGAGTAG
- the LOC112215652 gene encoding very-long-chain (3R)-3-hydroxyacyl-CoA dehydratase 1 isoform X1 codes for MASMEEDGSVEEKDNNNKKRTKSAIAVAWLTFYNIAMTAGWLVLAMAMMRFYLQKATHKGLYKSIARILKFFQTVALVEVGHCAIGIVRTSVIVTGVQVCSRIFMVWFITNSIKQIQNEESVILFLVVWTLTEITRYSFYTFNLLNHLPYFIKWARYNMFIIMYPLGVAGELLTIYAALPFVRKTGMLSMRLPNKYNISFDYYYFLIIVMLSYIPLFPQLFFHMLRQRRKVLLGEIIVEKDE; via the exons ATGGCGTCCATGGAGGAGGACGGCTCGGTTGAGGAGAAGGATAACAACAACAAGAAGAGAACGAAAAGTGCAATCGCTGTCGCATGGCTTACATTTTACAACATCGCCATGACGGCCGG GTGGCTCGTTTTGGCTATGGCAATGATGCGCTTTTACCTCCAGAAGGCCACACACAAGGGTCTGTACAAAAGTATAGCAAGGATACTCAAGTTCTTCCAGACAGTTGCGTTAGTTGAG GTGGGGCACTGTGCAATCG GAATCGTGAGGACCTCTGTAATTGTGACCGGGGTTCAAGTGTGTTCACGAATCTTCATGGTGTGGTTCATCACCAACAGCATCAAACAG ATCCAGAACGAAGAAAGTGTAATCCTCTTCCTGGTCGTTTGGACGTTGACAGAGATTACCAGATATTCATTCTATACATTCAATCTGCTCAACCACCTGCCATACTTCATCAAATGGGCCAg atACAATATGTTTATCATCATGTACCCTCTCGGAGTGGCCGGAGAACTCCTGACTATTTACGCTGCTCTGCCGTTTGTTCGCAAAACCGGAATGTTGTCCATGAGGCTCCCCAACAAGTACAACATCTCCTTCGACTACTACTACTTCCTCATCATCGTCATGCTCTCCTACATCCCAT tgttCCCACAGCTCTTTTTCCACATGCTCCGTCAGAGGAGAAAGGTGCTTCTTGGGGAGATCATAGTGGAGAAGGATGAGTAG